In the genome of Sulfurimonas autotrophica DSM 16294, the window TCAAGATGAAACATACAACAAAAGAAAATTTGTTCTTGCAGTAATGAAAAAATATTTTGAAGACAATACGCCAACAGACATTGAAATACTAAGAAAAAGCTTTTCCAATCAAAGATTATTTGCACCTTTACAAGATGCAATTGAAAAAGCAAATAAACATGGACAACCAAGGCACTTTTTAAAAGATGGAGAAACTGTGTTAGTTGGAAGTGAACAGTATGCTATCTCAAATCAATGGGGAGTTGGAAACATAGAGGACTTCATTAACGATATGCGTAAGTTGGGATATCAGATTGACGAAAGTTAACAAAACACAGGAGCCAATAGTTTACCCTAGCGGGAAAACTATTGCTCTCCTCAAACGTTATCGTCATATTGTAACTTATAATAAATTTTATATTTTTTTGCTATCATATGTTTACTTTCTTATGGAAAGAATGGTCACCCTTGTATTTATAGTTTCATCACTATAAACTTTGGAAGAAATGTTTCTCAAAATGTTTCTTACCGTGAGAACTTACTTTTATAATGGTTGTGACCATGATTAGCCCACATTGTGGGCTTTTTTTTGGAGTATCTATGGATTTAGAAACAAAACTTGAAAATATTATTCGGCAAGAATCTGAAAAATTGATTTTAAGATACCATGCATATCACAACAATCTATATCATGAACATAAAAGAAATGAAAAAAGATTTGGTGAAAAATTAGAAAAGAAAATAGAAAAACCAATATACTGGTCTGAAAATCAATTATTCAATCCCTTTTACACAAGAAAAAAAGCAAAAAGTATTGCTAAATCAGTAATTAAAAATATTAATAATAAAACTTACTCTCCAAACAAGCCACATATAAAAAAAATTCCAAAAGAATCAGGTGGCTTTAGAAAAGTAACAATCTATCAAATACATGATGCTGCAGTTTCAAAACTCTTTTACAATAGCTTACTTTATAAAAATAAACATAGATTTAGCTCATTTTCGTATGCTTATAGAAATGATAGAAATGTTCATTTTGCAATACAAGATATATGGGTAGATATTTCTGAAAACTCGAGAACATTTATTGCTGAATTTGATTTTTCAGATTTTTTCGGCTCAATTTCTCATGACTATTTAAAAAAGCAATATGATAAAAATGGTTTTATAATAAGTGATGAAGAAAAATTTATAATAGATAAGTTTTTAGATGTTGATAAAAATGATAAAGGTATTCCACAAGGCACATCAATTTCACTATTCCTAGCAAATATGGTATGTTGGAATTTAGATAAAAATCTTGAAAAAGAAGGATTGAAATTTGCACGCTATGCGGATGATACAGTTATATGGTCACTTGATTATGAAAAAATTTGTAATTCATTTACAATTATTACAGATTTTTCAACAGGAGCAGGTGTAAAAATAAATGCAAAAAAATCAAAGGGTATTAGTTTATTAACAAGCAAAGAACTACCAGCAGAATTATCAAATAAAACATATAATATTGACTTTTTAGGATACTCTATCTCTGTAGATAATGTATCGATAAAAGATAGTTCAAAGAAGAGAATACAAAAACAAATTTCATATTTATTGTATAAAAATCTAATTAAACCACTAAAGACTAAAAAGCTGAAAAGCATTATCATTCCAAATAGAATTAAAGATGAAAGTTTGCTAATAGCAATAATGCAAATAAGAAGATATTTATATGGTGGATTATCAGATATATATTTATTGAATTATATTCAAGGGAAAACAAAAAGAATAAACTTTAAAGGTATTATGAGTTTTTATCCACTTGTTAATAATGAAGCTCAACTGAAAGAATTAGATGGATGGTTGCTTTCAACATTTTACAGAGTTCTTAAATTAAGAGCGAAACTGTTACACAGTCATGGTCATCATGTTTCAACTTTTTTCCCTTTTAATTCAAAAGATAAATATGAACTATTAGAGCAATGTAAAAAAAAGAAAGTTTTTAAAAAGAATTTATTGAGAATACCTAGTTTTATATTAATATTTAAAGCACTACAAAAAGGAATCTTAGAACATGGAATTGAAAATACAATGAACCCAGAATCAAACAAGTATAACTATGAAAGTAGGAAACGATAACAAGACATAGTAGCCAATAAGTTACCTAGCGGTAACTTATTGGCTATATTTGACCGTTATGCTACGAAATTAATTAACAAGGTTCATTATGATGAAATATTTTACACTTATGATTTTCACACTAGTCTTATTTTCGGGTTGTAATAGTAAAGAGACTAGTAAACAGTCTAGTGCACACACTACTCCACCATTTACCGTCAAGTGTAAAAACGCAGCATTACCTGAGTTTACACTTGATTACGATTCTAGGCCATCAGAAAAAGAAGTAAACGCCCTGTGTAGTTGTTTGTGGGATAAATTAATTGGATGGGAAAAAGAGACTGTCATTAAGTTGACAAGTGGAAAACAAAATGAAGTAAGTTCTCTAAATATGACAGCTTTTCCTGCTCGGTTTGGAAAAAGAATTAATGAATGCGGTGGAGACAAACTCTAAAGCATAACAAGTACGAGGAGCGCAATAGTTTCCCCTACGGCGAAACTATTGCTCACGACGAACGTTAGCATACATATGAATAATTTTAAGTTCTATTAATGGGAACTTTGTTATAATGCTTACATGAGAATAATATCAAAGAAAACTCTTAAAGACTTTTACAAAAATCCTAAATATATAGACAGTAAAAGTGCTTTAGAATCTTGGCATAAAGAAGTTTTAAAACAGGATTGGAGCAATCCAAATGAAATTAAAGAAATGTATAGGAGTGCTAGTATTATTGGAGATGAAAAAGTTGTCTTCAATATTTCTGGAAATAAATACAGATTGATAGTTACTGTAAACTATTATGCAAAAATCGTTTTTGTAAAGTTCATTGAAACACATAAACAGTATGATAAAATTGATATAAAGGACTTGTAAGATGAATATTAAACCTATTAAAAGTGAAAAAGATTATAATGATGCACTCCTTAAAATTAAAACTTTAATGAATGCAAAGCCAAATACTCCTCAGATGGATGAGTTAGAAGTTCTTGCTACTTTAGTTGAAGTATATGAAGAACAATTTCACAAGATAGAAGCTCCAGACCCAATAGAAGCAATAAAATTTAGAATGGAACAAGAAAATTTAAAACAAAAAGATTTAGTTGCTATTGTTGGAAGCAAATCAAGAGTTTCTGAAGTTTTAAATCGTAAAAGAAAACTTACTATTGAAATGATACGAAATTTACACACAGCACTTCATATACCAGTAGAAAGTCTTTTTTTAGATTACAAAATCAACTGTGCTTAAATACCAACAAAACAGAGTAGCCAATAAATTACCCACGGCAATTTATTGGCTATCTTCAGTCGTTAGATTACTATTGAACTATTTTAAAAAATGTAGTATAATGTATCTACAAAAGGATACATTATGAAAAAAGCGATTAACATCCGAATGGATGAAACTTTATTAACTGATTTAGATTCTTATGCAACTGAGCTTGAACGTTCTCGTACATATATCATTGAAAAAGCAGTAAGTACTTATTTTGACACACTTGATGAAATGATTGCAGATAAAAGAATTGATAATTTAAAAGCTGGAAAAACTACACTTGTGCCGCTCAAAGAAGTTTTTAAAAAAGCTGGGATTAATGTATAAAGTAGCATTCGATAAAGATGCTGAAAAAGAATTTTTAAAATTAGATGTTCAAGCACAAAAGCTTGTATCAACAAAAATTTTAGATTTGCAAGATGGAAATTGGTAGTGTTCAATAATCTCTTATAATACAAAAGAGAGAATTCAAGTAGCATATCGACAAAAATTCTGAATCTATTCAAGCTGAGTAAGATTGTGACACAGTTGGATAGCTACACGTAAAACTTGAGTGGCAACAAAGCCAGTTATAACTAGGCTGTATTAAAGAGACGAAGTAATGTGTAGCAGCTCATGGAGTATAAAACTCTAATCAATGAATTCTCCTAATTAGGAGGAATACATGTATAATTTTATAGGGATAGATGTTGCTAAAAGAACACTTCAAATTTATATTGAAGTCAATGACTCTTCTGTTGAGATAAATAACGAAGAAAAAAGTCTTAAGACATTTTATAAAACATTGAAGAAGCTTTATAAAAACGATAAACCTTTTGTTTTTATTTATGAACCAACTGCAAATTATAGTGTTGCATTAACAAAATTTTGTGCCGAAAATAATGTATATGCTTATATGGTAAATACTTTTGTTAGTTCAAACTTTTCTAAGTCTCTAGGTAATAGAAATAAAACTGATATCTCAGATGCACAGATGCTTTTTAATATGCAAATGATGATTAATAAAAAAGATATTGCGGTACCTGTAAAAAATCCTACAGTTGATGCATTAAGAGAGCTTGTGGGCTATTATCGCTTCTTACAAAAGCAAAAAGTTGCCTTTAAAAACTATAATGAAGCTGTAACTACAAATAAAAGTTCAAACTATATACTTAAAGATGTAAAGAAGAATATTGCTCGTATAGACAAGGAACAACAAGAGCTAATCAACAAAGCAAAAGCAATCATAACTAATGATGAAGTACTCAAGAAAGCTTTTGCTCATATTATCTCAATCAAGGGTGTTGGAACTCTAGTTGGAATATTTCTTTTGCATCTTTTTTTAAATTATCCCAATGCAAATAGACAACAAATTACAGCACTACTGGGATTAGATCCTATCACAATTGAGTCAGGAACTTCGATTAAAAAACGATCTCGAATATCTAAAAGAGGACTGAGTATGTATAGAGGAGTTATTTTTTACTCTATTCTTTCTACGGTGAGATTTAATGAAGAGTTTAGAACATATTATGAACATTTAAAAGACAGAAAGAAGCATACAACTTTAGCACAAATAGCAGTTATGAGAAAGTTGATTTTACTCGCGCATTCATTATATAAAAATAATGTAGATTATAATCCAGAACAATTTAAATTGAAAAAAGTAGCTCAAAAAGAAATATGTGTAGCATGATATTTTAAGTAGTTTTTAATGTGGCAACTGTGTCAGCATCGGATAATTCCTAAAATTGTATCATAAATTCAAAGCGTCATCAAGCCGTCCATCAAAATAGATCGCTAATTGAGAGATTGTCAAACTCCAATTTCTAATTGGCATAGTCCATTTTTTCTGAGCATTTTGGATACCCATAAAAAGTAATTTTAGTAAGCTATTATCGCTAGGAAAAGCTCCTTTTGTTTTTGTAAGTGTTCTAAACTGACGATGCACTGATTCTATGATATTTGTGGTATAAATAACCTTTCTGATATCAGTAGGATATTTGAAATATACAGATAAATTTTCCCACTTATTTCTCCAAGATTGAAAAACGATAGGATATTTTTTACCCCATTTTTCTTCAAGCTTATCAAGCTCAATTTCAGCCTCTTCTTTGGTAAAAGCTTGATAAACTTTTTTCAACTCTTTTGCAAACTGTTTTTGATTCGCAGAGCCTACATATTTTAGACTATTGCGGATTTGATGGACGATGCAAAGTTGCACCTCTGTATCGGGATAAACAGAATTTATGGCTTCAGGAAAGCCTTTAAGTCCATCAACTGAAGCTATGAGTATATCTTTGACTCCACGGTTTGAAAGATCAGTAAGCACCTGTAGCCAGAATTTAGCTCCTTCGCTTTCATTGAAGTAAAGTCCAAGTATATCTTTTTTACCATCTACACGAACACCAAGAACTGTATAAAATGCTTTTGAGATATATCTACTATCCTCTTTTACTTTATAATGGATAGCATCTAAAAATACAAAGGGATATACTTCTTCGAGAGGGCGAATTTTCCACTCTTGAAGCATAGGTATTATTTTATCTGTTACAGTACTGATAGCACCTTTAGAAAAGCCTACACCATAAATATCTTCTATCATTGAAGCTATTTGAGAATAGCTGTTGCCATGCGCATAAAGGGCAAGAATTTTTTCCTCAATCTCCCCTGACATTGTTCGTTGATTCTTCTTCACTATCTCTGGTTCAAAGCTACCGTTACGGTCACGTGGAACATCAAGTTCAAATTCGCCATGTTCACTTTTCATAGTTTTCGTAGCATAACCATTCTTACGATTCTTCGTAAGATCTTGAGTTAAATGGGAATCTATTTCTGCTGCAAGTGCAGCTTCTGTGAGTTGTTTGATGAGTGAGCCTAATGCTCCATCTTTTCCGCCGATACTTTTACCAGCTTTTATATCACGAGCAAATTGCTCTACATCTATTTCTATATTCATCTGTGTTTCCTTGAGTATTTGTTATTTTACCCGATTGACACAGTTGCCACATTAAAAACTACTTAAAATATCATGCTACACATATTTCTTTTTGAGCTACTTTTTTCAA includes:
- a CDS encoding reverse transcriptase domain-containing protein — protein: MDLETKLENIIRQESEKLILRYHAYHNNLYHEHKRNEKRFGEKLEKKIEKPIYWSENQLFNPFYTRKKAKSIAKSVIKNINNKTYSPNKPHIKKIPKESGGFRKVTIYQIHDAAVSKLFYNSLLYKNKHRFSSFSYAYRNDRNVHFAIQDIWVDISENSRTFIAEFDFSDFFGSISHDYLKKQYDKNGFIISDEEKFIIDKFLDVDKNDKGIPQGTSISLFLANMVCWNLDKNLEKEGLKFARYADDTVIWSLDYEKICNSFTIITDFSTGAGVKINAKKSKGISLLTSKELPAELSNKTYNIDFLGYSISVDNVSIKDSSKKRIQKQISYLLYKNLIKPLKTKKLKSIIIPNRIKDESLLIAIMQIRRYLYGGLSDIYLLNYIQGKTKRINFKGIMSFYPLVNNEAQLKELDGWLLSTFYRVLKLRAKLLHSHGHHVSTFFPFNSKDKYELLEQCKKKKVFKKNLLRIPSFILIFKALQKGILEHGIENTMNPESNKYNYESRKR
- a CDS encoding type II toxin-antitoxin system HigB family toxin, producing the protein MRIISKKTLKDFYKNPKYIDSKSALESWHKEVLKQDWSNPNEIKEMYRSASIIGDEKVVFNISGNKYRLIVTVNYYAKIVFVKFIETHKQYDKIDIKDL
- a CDS encoding helix-turn-helix domain-containing protein gives rise to the protein MNIKPIKSEKDYNDALLKIKTLMNAKPNTPQMDELEVLATLVEVYEEQFHKIEAPDPIEAIKFRMEQENLKQKDLVAIVGSKSRVSEVLNRKRKLTIEMIRNLHTALHIPVESLFLDYKINCA
- a CDS encoding CopG family transcriptional regulator, which codes for MKKAINIRMDETLLTDLDSYATELERSRTYIIEKAVSTYFDTLDEMIADKRIDNLKAGKTTLVPLKEVFKKAGINV
- a CDS encoding type II toxin-antitoxin system RelE family toxin, with the protein product MYKVAFDKDAEKEFLKLDVQAQKLVSTKILDLQDGNW
- a CDS encoding IS110 family transposase, which encodes MYNFIGIDVAKRTLQIYIEVNDSSVEINNEEKSLKTFYKTLKKLYKNDKPFVFIYEPTANYSVALTKFCAENNVYAYMVNTFVSSNFSKSLGNRNKTDISDAQMLFNMQMMINKKDIAVPVKNPTVDALRELVGYYRFLQKQKVAFKNYNEAVTTNKSSNYILKDVKKNIARIDKEQQELINKAKAIITNDEVLKKAFAHIISIKGVGTLVGIFLLHLFLNYPNANRQQITALLGLDPITIESGTSIKKRSRISKRGLSMYRGVIFYSILSTVRFNEEFRTYYEHLKDRKKHTTLAQIAVMRKLILLAHSLYKNNVDYNPEQFKLKKVAQKEICVA
- a CDS encoding IS256 family transposase, producing the protein MNIEIDVEQFARDIKAGKSIGGKDGALGSLIKQLTEAALAAEIDSHLTQDLTKNRKNGYATKTMKSEHGEFELDVPRDRNGSFEPEIVKKNQRTMSGEIEEKILALYAHGNSYSQIASMIEDIYGVGFSKGAISTVTDKIIPMLQEWKIRPLEEVYPFVFLDAIHYKVKEDSRYISKAFYTVLGVRVDGKKDILGLYFNESEGAKFWLQVLTDLSNRGVKDILIASVDGLKGFPEAINSVYPDTEVQLCIVHQIRNSLKYVGSANQKQFAKELKKVYQAFTKEEAEIELDKLEEKWGKKYPIVFQSWRNKWENLSVYFKYPTDIRKVIYTTNIIESVHRQFRTLTKTKGAFPSDNSLLKLLFMGIQNAQKKWTMPIRNWSLTISQLAIYFDGRLDDALNL